One genomic segment of Marinitoga piezophila KA3 includes these proteins:
- a CDS encoding pyridoxal-phosphate dependent enzyme — MKKVPIVGPTYEEMLHPEKIDPEIRQRAIEMKEKDPLHPINLFNISWKDENNEIRYFVMPKELTGVEANIIVLYAKDFPSGSHKVGATYSVLMEKTITHEVDPSIHKLVWPSTGNYGIGGAFVSSRMNYDSLVLLPEEMSQERFDIIRKYGSDVIPTPGCESNVKEIYDKSKELYEQDPEHIRILNQFEAFGNYRFHYYVTGNTMIETVRRYHIGNERIAAIVLGVGSAGTIASGDRVKQEFPEVKVVAMEPVQCPTISLNGYGGHDIQGIGDKHVTWIHNVMNNDAVVLVDDIDSKKMLQVLTDEEGKKFLKEFVDPEMVEYISDKFGISGVANVIGAIKMAKFYNLKSDDNIFVVATDNIDRYHSVMEQMTKTYGKLDRAEAKSRVERIFLYQETSGIFEGDKYNRERWHNLKYYTWIEQQGKTLEELNAQKEQAYWEEHQRKVKEMDKMLEQYREEHKATLRKVWLDE; from the coding sequence ATGAAAAAAGTGCCTATAGTAGGACCTACATATGAAGAAATGCTACATCCAGAAAAAATCGATCCAGAGATTAGACAGAGAGCTATTGAAATGAAAGAAAAGGATCCGCTTCATCCAATTAACCTTTTTAATATATCCTGGAAGGATGAAAACAATGAAATTAGATATTTTGTTATGCCAAAAGAATTAACAGGTGTTGAAGCAAATATTATAGTGCTATATGCAAAAGATTTTCCATCAGGAAGTCATAAGGTTGGAGCAACATATTCTGTATTGATGGAAAAAACAATTACACATGAAGTTGATCCATCAATACATAAATTGGTATGGCCATCAACAGGAAATTATGGAATAGGTGGAGCATTTGTAAGTTCAAGAATGAACTATGATTCTCTTGTATTATTGCCTGAAGAAATGAGTCAGGAAAGATTTGATATTATCAGAAAGTATGGTTCAGACGTTATTCCAACACCAGGTTGTGAATCAAACGTTAAAGAGATATATGATAAATCCAAAGAACTATACGAACAGGATCCAGAACATATTAGAATATTGAACCAGTTTGAAGCATTTGGGAACTACAGATTTCATTACTATGTAACAGGTAATACAATGATAGAAACAGTTAGAAGATATCATATAGGTAATGAAAGAATTGCAGCAATTGTATTGGGAGTAGGTTCTGCGGGAACAATTGCCAGTGGAGATAGAGTAAAACAGGAATTTCCTGAAGTTAAGGTTGTAGCTATGGAACCTGTACAATGTCCAACAATTTCATTAAATGGATATGGCGGACATGATATTCAGGGAATTGGGGATAAACACGTTACATGGATTCATAATGTAATGAATAATGATGCGGTAGTACTTGTTGACGATATAGATAGTAAAAAAATGCTTCAGGTATTAACAGATGAAGAAGGTAAAAAATTCCTTAAGGAATTTGTAGATCCAGAAATGGTTGAATATATTTCAGATAAATTTGGTATATCAGGTGTTGCTAATGTTATCGGTGCAATAAAAATGGCTAAATTCTATAATTTAAAATCAGATGATAATATCTTTGTTGTTGCAACAGATAATATAGATAGATATCATTCAGTTATGGAACAGATGACAAAAACATATGGAAAATTGGATAGAGCTGAAGCAAAATCAAGAGTGGAAAGAATATTCCTTTATCAGGAAACATCAGGTATCTTCGAAGGAGACAAGTATAACAGAGAAAGATGGCATAATCTAAAATACTATACATGGATAGAACAACAGGGAAAAACGCTTGAAGAATTAAATGCACAAAAGGAACAGGCATATTGGGAAGAACATCAGAGAAAAGTAAAAGAAATGGATAAAATGCTTGAACAATATAGGGAAGAACATAAAGCAACTTTAAGAAAGGTGTGGCTTGACGAATGA
- a CDS encoding xanthine dehydrogenase family protein molybdopterin-binding subunit, translating into MKIVGKVAKRIEAHEKAYGEAKYTPDLYLDRMIYAGVVYSNVPHGILKSIDISEAENVSGIIKVATYKDVPGTNKFGVLIKDMWFLVPVGEKIRFEHDAIALIAGETKEAVEEAIKKVKFEIEELQPVLTIEESIKDEIKVHDPESNIAFHKKIRRGEIDKAFENADLVIEREFRTDYQEQAYLETQGAVAYYDGEIMKIYASMQCPFYVQEDVSEILDIPFNKVDVIQMETGGGFGGKEDVPSYIASKAALLSYLTKRPVKLIYSREHDIKETSKRHPSKSHYKVAFKKDGTLLGVKVESYLDMGAYSTLSPIVMYRTLTHAAGAYNVPNVHVDVYGVYTNKVPCGAFRGFGSPQVLFAIERVMDEAAEKLNIDPWEIRYKNALEVGAETSTGHKLEFSVGAKKTLENIKKLSNYEELKKEVEEFNKTNKIKKRGLGWSHIIYGVSLGAGGQHLDASNSEVHVFPDGTINIMFGGTEIGQGSKTAISMIVSEILGQKLEKIKVLQTDTFIVQDSGPTVASRTTIFSGNAAKDAAEKIKNNILEFLSDKFDVEKSDIEINLGYYKIKDKNFTFDEIAKMANDANVKLNESGWFKSPKLHFDMENGVGEAYVTYTYSTQLSLVEVDTLTGKIDVKKMWISHDIGKAINYDGVIGQIQGGAVQGMGHAIMEEIMQKEGKIITDNFNNYIIPTIKDIPEIVADVVEEEFPYGPFGAKGIGEPSLMTAPPSIANAVAHATGKKITKIPISMEDII; encoded by the coding sequence ATGAAAATAGTTGGAAAGGTTGCGAAAAGAATAGAAGCTCATGAAAAAGCATATGGCGAAGCCAAATATACACCTGATTTATATTTAGATAGAATGATTTATGCAGGTGTTGTTTATTCAAATGTTCCTCATGGTATCTTAAAAAGTATTGATATATCTGAGGCTGAAAACGTTTCCGGGATAATAAAAGTGGCAACATATAAAGATGTACCGGGAACAAACAAATTTGGAGTTTTAATAAAGGATATGTGGTTTTTGGTTCCTGTTGGGGAGAAAATACGTTTTGAACATGATGCTATTGCATTAATTGCAGGTGAGACAAAAGAAGCTGTAGAAGAAGCTATTAAAAAAGTAAAGTTTGAAATTGAAGAATTACAGCCGGTACTTACTATAGAAGAATCCATAAAAGATGAAATAAAAGTACATGATCCTGAATCCAATATAGCATTTCATAAGAAAATAAGACGTGGAGAAATAGATAAAGCATTTGAAAATGCTGATCTTGTAATTGAAAGAGAATTCAGAACAGATTATCAGGAACAGGCATATCTTGAAACACAGGGAGCGGTAGCATATTATGATGGTGAAATAATGAAAATATATGCCTCGATGCAATGTCCTTTCTATGTTCAGGAAGACGTTTCTGAAATACTCGACATTCCATTTAATAAAGTAGATGTAATTCAAATGGAAACTGGCGGCGGTTTTGGTGGAAAAGAAGATGTTCCATCATATATTGCTTCGAAGGCAGCTTTGCTTTCATATTTAACAAAAAGGCCTGTGAAGTTAATATATTCCAGAGAACACGATATAAAAGAAACAAGTAAAAGACATCCATCAAAATCTCATTATAAAGTAGCGTTTAAGAAAGATGGAACTTTACTTGGAGTAAAGGTTGAATCTTATCTTGATATGGGAGCATATTCAACATTATCGCCAATAGTAATGTATCGAACGCTTACACATGCAGCTGGAGCATACAATGTTCCAAATGTACATGTAGATGTTTATGGTGTATATACAAATAAAGTTCCATGTGGTGCATTTAGAGGATTTGGTTCACCACAGGTATTATTTGCTATAGAAAGAGTAATGGATGAAGCAGCGGAAAAATTAAATATAGATCCGTGGGAAATACGTTATAAAAATGCTCTTGAAGTTGGTGCGGAAACATCAACAGGTCATAAATTAGAATTTTCTGTTGGAGCTAAAAAAACACTGGAAAATATTAAAAAACTATCAAATTATGAAGAGCTAAAAAAGGAAGTTGAAGAATTTAATAAAACAAATAAAATAAAAAAACGTGGGTTGGGATGGTCTCATATTATATACGGGGTTAGTCTTGGTGCTGGCGGGCAACATCTTGATGCATCAAATTCAGAAGTTCATGTATTTCCAGACGGAACAATAAACATAATGTTTGGGGGTACTGAAATTGGTCAGGGTTCTAAAACGGCAATATCAATGATTGTTTCTGAGATATTAGGGCAAAAACTTGAAAAAATAAAAGTATTGCAGACAGATACATTTATTGTTCAGGATAGTGGTCCAACAGTTGCTTCAAGAACAACAATATTTAGTGGTAATGCAGCAAAAGATGCTGCAGAAAAGATTAAAAACAACATACTTGAGTTTTTATCTGATAAATTTGATGTTGAAAAATCTGATATAGAAATTAATCTTGGGTATTATAAAATAAAGGATAAAAACTTTACCTTTGATGAAATTGCTAAAATGGCCAATGATGCCAATGTAAAGCTCAATGAATCGGGCTGGTTTAAGTCACCTAAACTTCATTTTGATATGGAAAATGGAGTTGGCGAGGCATATGTTACTTATACTTATTCTACACAATTATCCCTTGTTGAAGTTGATACATTAACAGGAAAGATTGATGTAAAAAAGATGTGGATTTCCCACGATATAGGAAAAGCAATAAATTATGACGGAGTAATTGGACAGATTCAAGGCGGAGCTGTTCAGGGTATGGGGCATGCTATTATGGAAGAAATAATGCAAAAAGAAGGAAAAATTATAACAGATAACTTTAATAATTATATAATTCCAACAATAAAGGATATACCTGAAATTGTTGCTGATGTTGTAGAAGAAGAATTTCCATATGGGCCGTTTGGGGCTAAAGGTATAGGAGAGCCTTCATTGATGACAGCACCACCTTCAATAGCAAATGCGGTTGCGCATGCAACAGGTAAAAAAATAACAAAAATTCCAATATCTATGGAAGATATAATATAA
- a CDS encoding 8-oxoguanine deaminase produces the protein MRKLFKNISYLATFDNKDTEIENAYILVEDNVIKDIGSGNFDEEVDEIIDCKDMLIMPGFVNTHHHLYQTLTRNVKGAQNAKLFDWLVFLYERWKNIDREGFYISSIIGNYEMMKTGVTTTTDHLYLYPYGLNEAFDAEVEGAIKTGIRFHPTRGSMSMSKKDGGLPPDSVVQTEKEIIKESIRVIEKYHDSSKYSMLRVALAPCSPFSVTADLMRETVKIADEYDVLIHTHVAETLDEENYCIERFGKRPVDYMEELGWLNPRAWFAHLVWLNESDIDKLAKNDVGMAHCPSSNMRLGSGIAPVTEMKDKIRIGIAVDGSASNDTNNMIAEVRNALLLQRVKYGADALTVREALKMGTMGGARVLRMDDYIGSLEIGKAADFIGFNLNRLEFAGGLDDPLGAVLMCDGKQVDLSVINGKIRIKDGEILDEELPKIIEKHNEISKRVINSL, from the coding sequence ATGAGAAAGTTATTCAAAAATATTTCATATCTTGCCACTTTTGATAATAAAGATACTGAAATTGAAAACGCCTATATTCTTGTTGAAGATAATGTGATAAAAGATATAGGTAGCGGGAACTTCGATGAGGAAGTTGATGAAATTATTGATTGTAAAGACATGCTTATAATGCCAGGTTTTGTAAATACACATCATCACTTATATCAAACATTAACAAGAAATGTAAAAGGAGCACAAAATGCAAAACTTTTTGACTGGCTTGTATTTTTATATGAACGCTGGAAAAATATAGATAGAGAAGGATTCTACATCAGCTCAATAATTGGTAATTATGAAATGATGAAAACAGGTGTAACAACCACTACAGACCATTTATATCTTTATCCATACGGATTAAATGAGGCATTTGACGCTGAAGTAGAAGGAGCTATAAAAACTGGTATTAGGTTCCATCCTACAAGAGGAAGTATGTCAATGAGTAAAAAAGATGGAGGATTACCACCAGATAGCGTTGTTCAAACAGAAAAAGAAATCATAAAAGAAAGCATTAGGGTAATAGAAAAATATCATGATTCATCAAAATACTCAATGTTACGAGTAGCACTTGCTCCATGTTCTCCATTTTCAGTAACAGCAGATTTAATGAGAGAAACAGTAAAAATTGCCGATGAATATGACGTATTAATCCATACACATGTTGCAGAAACACTTGATGAAGAGAATTATTGTATAGAACGTTTTGGTAAAAGACCAGTAGATTACATGGAAGAACTTGGATGGTTAAATCCAAGAGCATGGTTTGCACATCTTGTATGGTTAAACGAAAGCGATATAGATAAATTGGCAAAAAATGATGTTGGAATGGCTCATTGTCCATCATCAAATATGAGATTGGGCTCAGGTATTGCACCAGTTACAGAAATGAAAGATAAAATACGCATAGGGATTGCAGTAGACGGGAGCGCAAGTAATGATACAAATAATATGATAGCAGAGGTTAGAAATGCATTGTTGCTTCAAAGAGTAAAATATGGTGCGGATGCTTTAACAGTAAGAGAAGCGTTAAAGATGGGAACAATGGGCGGAGCAAGAGTGTTAAGAATGGATGATTATATAGGAAGTCTTGAAATTGGAAAAGCTGCAGACTTTATAGGTTTTAACCTTAATAGACTTGAGTTTGCAGGAGGCCTTGATGATCCACTTGGTGCAGTGTTAATGTGCGATGGAAAACAGGTAGATCTTTCAGTAATCAATGGTAAAATTAGAATAAAAGATGGAGAAATATTAGATGAAGAACTTCCGAAAATTATAGAAAAACATAACGAAATATCTAAAAGAGTTATAAATAGTCTTTGA
- a CDS encoding CehA/McbA family metallohydrolase: protein MKKLFLFIFILMIVSLFSFPQKYILLFGNPHSHTAFSDGAVNTTPADAYKYARDIAKLDFHAVTDHAYYFEALYNGEDKFLVMKRMAEENTTKNFIALAGFEWTAGSGHINVYGSKEWTSRNIDTTIEEFYKWLINEKALAQFNHPISMFGTFKNFEYYPEADNYLNLVEVGNGNWSKNDTITPEMFSNYIVALKKGWHLGATIGQDNHKANWGTANDSRTGVWVLSRSKDGLLKAMWNRKTYGTEDKNAKIWVETDNAEMGDIYYYDKMPGEISLKIEYEDENSLSELKVYTPDKIYELSPNGNKINEVVKIKVTSPYFWLFVYFKQMDGDEIVSSPIWYEPENRIRIFNVPDIKLYRNSENTLNLYFYNTGNNVENSPVKIKINDNIVFEKDLILKPYEKSLIPLSFKTPDISNAKMEIYINNLLWYSKEVNLLNQDTISVINVEISKLENSYKVINEINDTSKAIIINAKSINSEEILKRLLEIAKKKRIGIILDEKNKYVLSLIPSRFTVTDEKIENIKVNNIYYNEAWRILYKNKERGFVLNKNFVIFPGNPFLNDENLTFVKKLLRIQ from the coding sequence TTGAAAAAACTGTTTTTGTTTATTTTCATTTTAATGATAGTATCTTTGTTTTCTTTTCCACAAAAATATATATTACTTTTTGGTAATCCACATTCGCATACTGCATTTTCTGATGGTGCAGTAAACACTACACCAGCAGATGCATATAAATATGCAAGAGATATTGCCAAACTTGATTTTCATGCTGTTACAGACCATGCTTATTATTTTGAAGCATTATATAATGGTGAAGATAAATTTTTAGTAATGAAAAGAATGGCGGAAGAAAATACGACAAAAAATTTTATTGCACTTGCTGGATTTGAGTGGACTGCTGGTAGTGGGCATATTAATGTATATGGGTCAAAAGAGTGGACAAGTAGAAATATTGATACCACAATAGAAGAATTTTATAAGTGGCTAATAAATGAAAAAGCTTTGGCCCAATTTAATCACCCAATATCGATGTTTGGTACATTTAAAAATTTTGAATATTATCCTGAAGCAGATAATTATTTAAATCTTGTTGAAGTTGGAAATGGAAATTGGTCAAAAAACGATACAATTACACCTGAAATGTTTTCAAATTATATTGTAGCCTTGAAAAAAGGCTGGCATCTTGGCGCTACAATTGGACAGGACAATCATAAAGCAAATTGGGGAACTGCTAATGATTCAAGAACAGGAGTATGGGTATTATCCAGAAGTAAAGACGGTTTATTAAAAGCAATGTGGAATAGGAAAACATATGGAACTGAAGATAAGAATGCAAAAATATGGGTAGAAACAGATAATGCTGAAATGGGAGATATATATTATTATGATAAAATGCCCGGGGAAATATCCTTGAAAATTGAATATGAAGATGAAAATTCTCTTTCAGAATTAAAGGTATATACTCCAGATAAAATTTATGAGTTATCACCTAATGGAAATAAGATTAATGAAGTTGTAAAAATAAAGGTAACCTCACCATATTTCTGGCTTTTTGTATACTTTAAACAGATGGATGGTGATGAAATAGTATCATCGCCAATATGGTACGAACCAGAAAATAGAATTAGAATTTTCAATGTTCCTGATATAAAATTATATAGAAATTCGGAAAATACATTGAATCTTTATTTTTATAATACAGGAAATAATGTAGAAAATTCTCCGGTAAAAATAAAAATTAATGATAATATAGTTTTTGAAAAAGATTTAATTTTGAAACCATATGAAAAATCTTTGATTCCATTGTCTTTTAAAACACCTGATATATCAAATGCAAAAATGGAGATCTATATAAATAATTTATTATGGTACAGCAAGGAGGTAAATTTATTAAATCAAGATACAATTTCTGTAATAAATGTCGAGATAAGTAAGTTAGAAAATTCATATAAAGTAATAAACGAGATTAACGATACATCGAAAGCAATAATTATAAACGCTAAAAGTATAAATAGCGAAGAAATATTGAAAAGATTGTTAGAAATCGCTAAAAAGAAACGAATAGGTATTATTCTTGATGAAAAGAATAAATATGTTCTTTCATTAATTCCATCTCGTTTTACTGTAACTGATGAAAAAATAGAAAATATAAAAGTTAATAATATTTATTATAATGAAGCATGGAGAATTTTATATAAAAATAAAGAAAGAGGTTTTGTATTAAATAAAAATTTTGTGATATTTCCTGGTAATCCATTTTTAAATGATGAAAATCTAACTTTTGTAAAAAAGCTATTGAGAATCCAATAA
- a CDS encoding sensor domain-containing diguanylate cyclase, which translates to MTELAKRFQVDLQQIPPICSQNAFDMFIEKFPNFKKFMPIFQVLTYFKDNKNEMDFSYLEEIENTLYEIGFRGIIYNNEAYSVIYVADITRDIILYNKKYLEVAEKLRRETLSLFSPQSFDSMKLYNKIFETLREEGIIDSLVIATLKDNKIYIDFGYIENIEYSNKIFPRDNKSLTNFVIDKAQKIYIPNSVKFKLPEGYEIYHVTDPKVYSVYGVPLKKENKVFGAILYEKVGEDSFTKNEIRLMDEITNIIDAIIIFKDLYNQLNEERKKYYEASIRDYLTGAYNRAFFEGYFKKLCEKSKRYNEIFSIAFIDINDFKLINDRYGHNVGDLILKEFARIVHETIRGSDIFARYGGDEFVIIFPNTNKKDATLIMKRIEMKTLKIKENISFSYGIIEVSHELSPEENLKLVDDLMYKMKRNKKSCD; encoded by the coding sequence ATGACGGAATTAGCAAAAAGATTCCAGGTAGATTTGCAGCAAATCCCTCCCATTTGCTCTCAAAATGCGTTTGATATGTTTATAGAAAAATTTCCTAATTTCAAAAAATTTATGCCGATTTTTCAGGTTTTAACATATTTTAAGGATAATAAGAACGAAATGGATTTTTCATATCTTGAAGAGATAGAGAATACTTTATATGAAATAGGTTTTCGTGGAATTATATATAATAATGAGGCCTATTCTGTTATATATGTTGCTGATATTACACGTGATATCATTTTGTATAATAAAAAATATCTTGAAGTTGCTGAGAAATTAAGACGAGAAACTTTATCGCTTTTTTCTCCACAAAGTTTTGATAGTATGAAATTATACAATAAGATTTTTGAAACATTAAGAGAAGAAGGAATTATTGATTCTCTTGTAATTGCAACATTAAAAGATAATAAAATATATATTGATTTTGGTTATATTGAAAATATTGAATATAGCAATAAAATATTTCCACGAGATAATAAGAGTTTGACTAATTTTGTAATTGATAAAGCCCAGAAGATATACATACCAAATTCTGTGAAATTTAAACTTCCTGAAGGATATGAAATTTATCATGTAACAGACCCAAAGGTATATAGCGTATATGGGGTTCCATTAAAAAAAGAAAATAAGGTTTTTGGAGCTATATTGTATGAAAAAGTGGGTGAAGATTCATTTACAAAAAATGAAATTCGTTTAATGGATGAAATAACTAATATAATAGATGCTATTATAATCTTTAAAGATTTATACAATCAATTAAATGAAGAGAGAAAAAAATATTATGAGGCATCTATCAGGGATTACTTAACAGGAGCATATAATAGAGCATTTTTTGAAGGGTATTTTAAAAAACTTTGTGAAAAATCAAAAAGATATAATGAAATATTTTCTATAGCATTTATTGATATAAATGATTTTAAATTGATTAATGATAGATATGGGCATAATGTTGGAGATTTAATATTAAAAGAATTTGCCAGAATTGTTCATGAAACCATTAGAGGATCTGATATTTTTGCAAGATATGGTGGTGATGAATTTGTAATAATATTTCCAAATACAAATAAAAAAGATGCCACTTTAATTATGAAAAGAATCGAAATGAAAACGTTAAAAATAAAAGAAAATATAAGTTTTTCGTATGGAATAATTGAAGTATCACATGAATTAAGTCCTGAGGAAAATTTGAAGCTGGTTGATGATTTAATGTATAAAATGAAAAGAAATAAAAAATCCTGCGATTAA
- a CDS encoding aminoacyl-histidine dipeptidase, which yields MGVLDGLKPEKVFKFFEEISMIPRCSGNEKAISDYLVKFAKERNLEYIQDDALNVIIKKPATPGYENVPGVIIQGHIDMVCEKTSDSNHDFSKDPLKLQIDGDFIKATNTTLGADNGIAVAYALAILDSDDIEHPYIEVLMTTEEETGMGGANALDPELLKGKVLLNIDSEEEGIFYVSCAGGLRDIITLPIEFMDAPSGFKSYEIKVFGLQGGHSGMEIIKQRGNANKLLGRVLYDLNKKIEVYGISIDGGDKSNAIPREATAKILTKDKAKLIEIIDYWKKVFKNEFSITDPDVELSVNEIEHYNKVMTKDSFEKAINILMLVHDGIQTMSKAIEGLVESSSNLGVVKTFDNRIEFTSATRSSVETLRDLIHNKAEIIAKLNGAKITTNAPYPAWEYKKDSKIRELMKKVYKDMYGKEPEITAIHAGLECGILSGKMKDVDMISFGPNIYGAHTPEEKLSISSTQRVWEFLLNVLKEMKNY from the coding sequence ATGGGCGTTTTAGACGGATTAAAACCTGAAAAAGTTTTTAAATTTTTTGAAGAAATAAGTATGATTCCAAGATGTTCTGGTAATGAAAAAGCCATTAGCGATTATCTTGTTAAATTTGCAAAAGAAAGAAATCTTGAATATATTCAGGATGATGCATTAAATGTAATTATAAAAAAACCTGCAACCCCTGGCTATGAAAATGTTCCTGGAGTTATTATACAGGGACATATAGATATGGTATGTGAAAAAACTTCTGATAGTAATCATGATTTCTCAAAGGATCCTTTAAAACTTCAAATAGATGGTGATTTCATAAAAGCTACAAATACCACTTTAGGTGCTGATAATGGAATTGCTGTAGCTTATGCGCTTGCAATACTTGATTCTGACGACATTGAACATCCGTATATTGAAGTGTTGATGACAACTGAAGAAGAAACAGGAATGGGCGGAGCTAATGCTTTAGATCCAGAATTATTAAAAGGAAAGGTATTATTAAATATCGATTCTGAAGAAGAAGGAATCTTTTACGTAAGCTGTGCTGGTGGTTTAAGGGATATAATTACATTACCTATTGAATTTATGGATGCACCATCAGGTTTTAAATCATATGAAATAAAAGTTTTTGGTCTTCAGGGTGGCCATTCAGGAATGGAAATAATAAAACAAAGAGGAAATGCAAATAAACTTCTTGGAAGAGTTTTATATGATTTAAATAAAAAAATAGAAGTTTATGGTATTTCAATTGATGGTGGAGATAAGAGCAATGCCATCCCAAGGGAAGCTACTGCAAAAATTCTTACTAAAGATAAAGCAAAATTAATTGAAATTATAGATTATTGGAAAAAGGTATTCAAAAATGAATTTTCTATTACAGATCCTGATGTTGAATTATCTGTAAATGAAATTGAGCATTATAATAAAGTTATGACAAAAGATTCGTTTGAGAAAGCTATAAACATTTTAATGCTTGTTCATGACGGAATTCAAACAATGAGTAAAGCAATAGAAGGTCTTGTAGAAAGCTCAAGTAATCTTGGCGTTGTTAAAACTTTCGATAATAGAATTGAATTTACAAGCGCCACAAGAAGTTCTGTTGAGACATTAAGAGATCTTATTCATAATAAAGCTGAAATTATAGCAAAGTTAAATGGCGCTAAAATTACAACAAATGCTCCATATCCTGCATGGGAATATAAAAAAGATTCTAAAATTAGAGAATTAATGAAAAAGGTTTATAAAGATATGTACGGAAAAGAACCGGAAATAACAGCTATTCATGCTGGACTTGAATGTGGTATTTTATCCGGAAAAATGAAAGATGTGGACATGATTTCATTTGGACCAAATATTTATGGTGCTCATACACCTGAAGAAAAATTGAGTATTTCTTCAACACAAAGGGTATGGGAATTTCTTCTTAACGTATTAAAAGAAATGAAAAATTATTGA
- a CDS encoding M20 family metallo-hydrolase, whose protein sequence is MKEKILEHVEKNKDEIIETSKRFISINSVNPRAGGPGEKEVAEWLESYLKTMKFDEIKRYDAPDDIVEYGFRPNIVAIYKGTSPERTIWFITHMDKVPEGDLSLWDHDPFDPVIKDGKIYGRGAEDNGSSLVATLHGLKTLMDLNIRPKNNIALVFVSDEETGSDYGIKYLVKQGIFDKNDWYYVPDSGNPEGSFIEIAEKSILWLKIVTEGKQAHASAPTVAKNAHRAAIYFAKELDEFLHEKYVAKDPLFNIPFSTFEPTKKEHNVDNINTIPGTDIMYFDCRILPQYDLNEILADVENIKKKYEEKFGVKIHIETPQMEKAPDPTPADHPSVLKLKEAIKELRNIDATVGGIGGGTCAAILREAGLPALVWGTMDHTAHQPNEYIKIEHLIADTKIYAYLMANF, encoded by the coding sequence ATGAAAGAGAAAATTCTTGAACATGTAGAAAAAAATAAAGATGAAATTATTGAAACTTCAAAACGTTTTATATCTATAAATTCCGTAAATCCCCGTGCAGGTGGCCCCGGGGAAAAAGAAGTTGCTGAATGGCTTGAATCATATTTAAAAACAATGAAATTTGATGAAATAAAACGTTATGACGCACCAGATGATATTGTGGAATATGGTTTCAGACCTAATATTGTAGCTATTTATAAGGGAACTTCACCAGAAAGAACTATATGGTTTATTACACATATGGATAAAGTGCCTGAAGGGGATCTTTCATTGTGGGATCATGATCCATTTGATCCAGTAATTAAAGATGGAAAAATATACGGAAGAGGTGCAGAAGATAACGGAAGCTCACTTGTTGCAACTCTTCACGGTTTAAAAACATTAATGGATTTAAATATTAGACCTAAAAACAATATTGCTCTTGTTTTTGTTTCAGATGAAGAAACAGGTAGCGATTATGGTATAAAATATCTTGTCAAACAGGGAATTTTTGATAAAAATGACTGGTATTACGTACCCGATTCAGGTAATCCTGAAGGTTCTTTTATAGAAATTGCAGAAAAATCCATATTATGGTTAAAAATAGTTACAGAAGGAAAACAGGCTCATGCTTCTGCACCAACTGTTGCTAAAAACGCTCATAGAGCTGCAATATACTTTGCAAAAGAATTAGATGAATTTTTACATGAAAAATATGTCGCAAAAGATCCTTTATTTAATATTCCGTTTTCAACATTTGAACCTACCAAAAAAGAACATAATGTGGATAATATAAATACTATTCCAGGAACAGATATAATGTATTTTGATTGCAGAATTTTACCTCAATACGATTTAAATGAAATACTTGCAGATGTGGAAAATATAAAGAAAAAATACGAAGAAAAATTCGGTGTAAAGATTCATATTGAAACACCACAAATGGAAAAGGCTCCTGATCCAACTCCAGCGGATCATCCATCTGTATTGAAATTAAAAGAAGCTATTAAAGAATTAAGAAATATTGATGCAACAGTTGGCGGAATCGGTGGCGGAACATGTGCTGCCATTTTAAGAGAAGCAGGATTACCTGCTCTTGTATGGGGAACCATGGATCACACTGCACATCAACCAAATGAATATATAAAGATAGAACATCTAATTGCAGATACAAAAATCTATGCATATTTAATGGCAAATTTTTAA